One window of the Granulicella arctica genome contains the following:
- a CDS encoding TonB-dependent receptor, with protein sequence MKIANLCFFALLFAGSSMLLAQIDTATVAGRVTDPTGATISQAEITVTNVDTNFVYHAKSSANGEWTISPVHIGTYRLAVSASGFNQALAGPFTLSVQQRQQLDLTLRTGAVSSSVEVTDSAPMLETATSERSQLIDSETMRTLPLNGRNPVQLAQLTAGVTISEPGARDEQGFGFSANGARSLQNNFLLDGVDNNSNLPDLLNEANYVVMPSVDALQEFRVETDSYSAEFGRATGAVVNATTKSGSNHVHGVVYEFLRNQTFDAQNYFDQTKPPYHQNQFGATVGLPIVHNKVFLFADYEGLRVSQGQTDTSLVPTALQRAGDFSSQLDLTSNTGVADCNGRATYAGELFDTKQTQVSAASPTGYCGVPFGYAADGTPSNVIPRASIDALGLKLAALYPLPNANGAGYNYVSNPKLLRTSNQGDVRVDQVLTHSDNIFYRYSMSRAPSTIPAPFPGLADGGGFFSGVGDNRAYSIAISETHVFTPNRVNEVRLGYNRLHTNRFQFNSGTDVSGTIGFPGVPYQAGTDNGGLPQMFFNDVATLGSPTYLPSNEIQNTYSVSDTFTLIVHDHSIKFGGEVRPEEFTIFQPAAPRGTLTFGTQFTDNPGSQGTGGSGLATLLTGQPAGGAINNINNVDYNRKVYGLFLQDAIPVGDARRFELRGEFYNALNHPNFLFAAAGPQNSNNATTFGSSNFGVVTAARDPRLVQIGLKLYY encoded by the coding sequence ATGAAGATCGCGAATCTTTGTTTTTTTGCTCTCCTCTTCGCCGGAAGCTCAATGCTCCTGGCGCAGATCGATACTGCCACGGTCGCCGGTCGTGTTACTGATCCAACAGGTGCAACGATTTCACAGGCTGAAATTACTGTGACCAACGTCGATACTAACTTCGTTTACCATGCCAAGAGTTCGGCCAATGGTGAATGGACTATCAGTCCGGTGCACATCGGTACCTATCGGCTGGCGGTAAGTGCATCAGGCTTCAACCAGGCGCTTGCGGGACCGTTCACACTTAGTGTGCAGCAACGGCAGCAGCTAGATTTGACGTTGCGCACTGGTGCTGTGAGTTCTTCAGTCGAGGTAACCGATAGTGCGCCAATGCTAGAGACGGCAACTTCAGAGCGCAGCCAGTTGATTGATAGCGAGACGATGCGGACGCTGCCTTTGAATGGCCGCAATCCAGTGCAACTTGCACAGTTGACAGCAGGGGTAACGATCAGCGAACCCGGTGCTCGTGACGAGCAGGGTTTTGGATTCAGTGCAAACGGGGCTAGATCGCTACAAAACAATTTTCTTCTGGACGGCGTCGATAACAATTCGAACCTGCCCGACCTGTTGAACGAGGCTAACTACGTAGTGATGCCGTCAGTCGATGCGCTGCAAGAGTTTCGTGTTGAGACAGATTCGTATTCGGCGGAGTTTGGGCGGGCGACGGGTGCGGTCGTAAATGCAACAACGAAGAGTGGGTCGAATCATGTTCACGGCGTAGTCTACGAGTTCCTTCGTAACCAGACGTTCGACGCGCAGAACTACTTCGACCAGACGAAGCCGCCTTATCACCAGAATCAGTTTGGTGCGACAGTCGGTTTGCCCATCGTGCACAACAAGGTGTTTCTCTTCGCAGATTACGAAGGGCTGCGGGTATCGCAGGGACAGACGGATACTTCACTCGTACCAACAGCGCTGCAGAGAGCCGGTGATTTCTCCAGCCAACTCGATTTGACCTCGAATACTGGAGTGGCGGATTGCAACGGTCGAGCGACCTATGCCGGTGAATTATTCGATACAAAGCAGACGCAGGTTTCTGCAGCGAGCCCGACGGGATACTGTGGGGTGCCGTTTGGATATGCGGCGGACGGAACACCTTCGAACGTGATCCCAAGAGCGAGCATCGATGCGCTGGGATTAAAGCTCGCAGCCCTCTATCCTCTTCCGAATGCTAACGGTGCAGGGTATAACTACGTGTCGAATCCTAAGTTGTTGAGGACTTCGAACCAGGGTGATGTGCGTGTCGATCAAGTGTTGACGCATAGCGACAACATTTTCTATCGCTACAGCATGAGTCGGGCTCCGTCGACGATTCCGGCACCCTTTCCGGGGCTGGCGGATGGCGGTGGTTTCTTTTCAGGTGTAGGGGACAATCGGGCTTACTCGATCGCGATCAGTGAGACGCATGTGTTTACTCCGAACCGGGTCAATGAAGTACGGCTCGGCTACAACCGGCTGCATACGAATCGCTTCCAGTTCAACTCGGGTACTGACGTCTCGGGTACGATCGGTTTTCCGGGCGTTCCGTATCAGGCGGGCACTGACAATGGCGGCCTGCCACAGATGTTCTTCAATGATGTGGCTACGCTCGGTAGCCCGACGTACCTGCCGTCGAACGAAATCCAGAACACGTATTCGGTATCTGATACGTTCACCCTGATCGTTCATGACCACAGCATCAAGTTTGGTGGAGAGGTTCGGCCGGAAGAGTTCACGATCTTTCAACCCGCTGCTCCGCGTGGCACCCTGACCTTTGGCACACAATTTACGGATAATCCTGGAAGTCAGGGTACCGGTGGAAGCGGGTTGGCTACGCTACTGACGGGACAGCCAGCCGGGGGTGCAATCAACAATATCAATAACGTTGATTACAACCGTAAGGTATACGGGCTCTTTCTGCAGGATGCGATCCCGGTTGGCGACGCTCGACGCTTCGAGCTACGCGGAGAGTTCTATAACGCTCTGAACCATCCAAACTTTCTGTTTGCTGCTGCCGGCCCGCAGAACTCAAATAACGCGACTACTTTTGGTTCTTCGAACTTCGGAGTCGTTACGGCGGCCAGGGATCCGAGGCTTGTCCAGATTGGATTGAAGCTGTATTACTAG
- a CDS encoding PadR family transcriptional regulator, whose amino-acid sequence MGPKKAAAGDILQGTLDMLILRTLVTGPAHGHTIAQVIERTSENALEVEQGSLYPALHRLEDRSLLESEWGISDNNRKAKFYRLTPQGRKELIAVTGRWRHMIRAISLILGEASE is encoded by the coding sequence ATGGGACCAAAGAAAGCAGCAGCCGGTGACATTCTCCAGGGAACTCTAGACATGCTCATTCTTCGCACCCTCGTCACAGGCCCGGCTCACGGACACACTATTGCTCAGGTCATTGAGCGTACCTCCGAGAACGCTTTGGAGGTCGAGCAAGGCTCTCTCTATCCTGCACTCCATCGCCTCGAAGATCGTAGCCTCCTTGAATCCGAGTGGGGCATCAGCGACAACAATCGTAAGGCGAAGTTCTATCGCCTTACCCCACAAGGCCGCAAGGAACTTATCGCCGTCACCGGCCGCTGGCGTCACATGATCCGCGCGATCAGCCTTATTCTCGGTGAGGCGAGCGAGTAA
- a CDS encoding ABC transporter permease, giving the protein MHLQRFMHRRRKDADLAEEMSAHLAFEEDANTARGLQPKEAHRQARLRFGNPQTTREQVWRYRSIPWLDDIARDLRFVIRSLAKTPGFSIIAILVIAVGIGVNTAVFSVINTVLLKPLSYPDPQALVQLMNSGPRGSFPGANVPKYNIWRKQTSVFQQVAGYDFGGAGLNLTGGDHPQQVQGIHVTSDYFAMFGAPLIIGRSFTAAEDSPNGGRNVVLSYSLWKSRFGGNPNIVGTPIQIDNQPYLVVGVVGRSFVTDPVGDLWLPFQFDPNSHDMAHYFTVAARLKSGITIQQANAQLKLTAEQYQREYGGAPASQEGFSVISLQESIIGDTRYSLFILFGAVIFVLLIACANVANLLLARASVRKREFATRAALGAGRAQIIRQLLTESLALSLTGGLLGLIVGFVGLRLLLNVSPGGIPRLGEDGSAVTLDAHILIFTLGISVLTGILFGLVPAISASRTNLAATLNESSSRSGLGLRSGKIRSGLVVTEMALALILVIGAGLLIRTYLKLQAVDPGFETHNVLTMAMSISGDRFQKSANVDQIIRDGTDRLKALPGVANAAAGCCLPLVGGFGVPFDIVGRPKGANRSTGGAGYYSVSGNYFDVFRIPVLRGRVFTDRDNAASPNVVMINETMAKQYWPNGDPLKDRLLTGVGMGPIFAEPARQIIGIVGDTHDGALNETPRPTMYFPVAQMPDAETALNSRVAPLWWAIRTKGDPHDVVASITAALRDATGGLPVAHVLTMDEIVLHTTARQRFNMLLLIIFGASGLLMAAIGVYGLMAYSVQQRTQEIGIRMALGAQASSLRNMVIRQGMTLALLGVAVGIAGAFWLTRLLASLLFGVTAWDPAAFLATPFLLTAVALLAIWIPARLATDIDPMTALRSE; this is encoded by the coding sequence ATGCATCTGCAGCGTTTCATGCACCGCCGAAGGAAAGACGCCGACCTCGCTGAAGAAATGAGCGCTCACCTCGCCTTTGAAGAGGACGCCAACACCGCCCGCGGTCTTCAGCCCAAAGAAGCTCACCGTCAGGCTCGCCTTAGGTTCGGTAATCCCCAGACCACGCGCGAACAGGTCTGGCGCTATCGCTCAATACCTTGGCTCGACGACATCGCGAGAGACCTCCGCTTCGTCATTCGCTCCCTCGCCAAAACTCCCGGCTTCAGCATCATCGCCATCCTCGTCATCGCCGTAGGCATAGGGGTCAACACCGCTGTCTTTTCCGTCATCAACACCGTCCTGCTCAAACCCCTCAGCTATCCTGATCCACAAGCGCTTGTGCAACTCATGAACTCCGGACCGCGAGGCTCCTTTCCCGGCGCGAATGTTCCCAAGTACAACATCTGGCGTAAACAGACCAGCGTCTTCCAGCAAGTAGCCGGATACGACTTTGGCGGAGCTGGCCTCAATCTCACAGGTGGCGATCATCCCCAGCAGGTACAGGGCATTCACGTCACATCCGATTATTTCGCCATGTTTGGCGCACCTCTCATCATCGGCCGCTCCTTCACCGCCGCTGAAGATAGCCCCAACGGTGGCCGCAACGTCGTGCTCAGCTACAGCCTCTGGAAGTCGCGCTTCGGCGGAAACCCCAACATCGTCGGCACCCCGATTCAGATCGACAACCAGCCGTACCTCGTCGTCGGTGTTGTCGGACGTAGTTTCGTCACCGATCCCGTCGGCGATCTCTGGCTCCCGTTCCAGTTCGATCCGAACTCCCACGACATGGCTCATTACTTCACCGTAGCTGCGCGGCTCAAATCTGGTATCACCATTCAGCAGGCGAACGCCCAACTCAAACTCACAGCCGAACAGTATCAGCGCGAATACGGCGGAGCGCCTGCTTCCCAGGAAGGCTTCTCCGTGATCTCCCTGCAAGAGTCGATCATCGGTGACACCCGCTACTCGCTCTTCATCCTCTTCGGTGCCGTCATCTTCGTTCTCCTCATAGCGTGTGCCAACGTGGCAAACCTTCTGCTCGCCCGCGCCTCGGTGCGCAAGCGCGAGTTCGCCACACGCGCCGCCCTGGGTGCCGGACGCGCCCAGATCATCCGCCAACTCCTCACCGAAAGCCTTGCTCTCTCACTTACAGGCGGTCTGCTCGGCCTGATCGTCGGCTTCGTCGGCCTTCGCCTGCTACTCAACGTCAGCCCCGGAGGCATCCCGCGGCTCGGCGAAGATGGCTCCGCTGTTACCCTCGATGCCCACATCCTCATCTTCACCCTTGGCATCTCCGTACTCACCGGCATCCTCTTCGGCCTTGTTCCCGCCATCAGCGCCTCCCGCACCAACCTCGCCGCCACCCTCAACGAGAGCAGCAGCCGTTCCGGCCTCGGTCTCCGTAGCGGCAAGATTCGGTCGGGCCTGGTCGTTACCGAGATGGCCCTTGCTCTCATTCTCGTCATCGGCGCAGGCCTCCTCATCCGCACCTACCTCAAGCTCCAGGCAGTCGACCCCGGCTTCGAGACGCACAACGTCCTCACCATGGCCATGTCGATAAGCGGCGACCGCTTCCAGAAGTCTGCCAACGTCGACCAGATCATTCGCGATGGTACCGACCGCCTCAAAGCTCTCCCTGGGGTAGCCAACGCCGCCGCAGGATGCTGCCTGCCGCTCGTCGGCGGCTTCGGCGTTCCCTTCGACATTGTTGGTCGCCCCAAGGGGGCCAACCGCTCCACCGGTGGGGCGGGCTACTACTCCGTATCCGGCAACTACTTCGATGTCTTCAGAATTCCTGTCCTTCGCGGCCGCGTCTTCACCGACCGCGACAACGCCGCCTCACCCAACGTCGTCATGATCAACGAGACCATGGCGAAGCAGTACTGGCCCAACGGTGATCCCCTCAAGGATCGCCTCCTCACCGGCGTCGGCATGGGTCCTATCTTCGCTGAGCCTGCTCGACAGATCATTGGCATCGTCGGCGACACCCATGATGGCGCCCTTAATGAGACCCCCCGCCCAACCATGTACTTTCCCGTAGCCCAGATGCCCGATGCCGAGACCGCCCTCAACTCCCGCGTCGCCCCGCTCTGGTGGGCTATACGCACCAAGGGTGACCCGCACGACGTAGTGGCTTCCATCACTGCCGCTCTTCGCGACGCCACCGGAGGCCTTCCCGTAGCCCACGTCCTGACAATGGATGAGATCGTCCTCCATACCACCGCCCGCCAGCGGTTCAACATGCTCCTCCTCATCATCTTCGGAGCCTCCGGTCTTCTCATGGCCGCCATCGGCGTCTACGGCCTCATGGCCTACTCCGTTCAGCAGCGCACGCAGGAGATAGGCATCCGCATGGCGCTCGGCGCACAGGCCTCCTCCCTTCGCAACATGGTCATCCGCCAGGGCATGACGCTGGCCCTTCTCGGCGTAGCGGTCGGCATCGCCGGAGCATTCTGGCTTACCCGCCTTCTCGCCAGCCTTCTCTTCGGCGTTACGGCTTGGGACCCTGCTGCTTTCCTTGCCACACCATTTCTTCTAACTGCCGTCGCTCTTCTCGCCATCTGGATACCCGCCCGCCTCGCGACTGATATCGACCCCATGACTGCCCTACGCTCCGAGTAG